From the Alloalcanivorax dieselolei B5 genome, one window contains:
- a CDS encoding PaaI family thioesterase, whose protein sequence is MTQDSQTSPTSSLNVLQQLVKHRSHGSSIGRTMGMIAVAAERGRIQIEARPDDRHLNPLGMVHGGFAATCLDGAAALALFSTLDATDQYSTVDLAIKYVRPLQPEAAYNVEGWLVERTRSLAICDADIRDKGGKLYARATATLMIKAESVS, encoded by the coding sequence ATGACGCAGGACTCTCAAACATCTCCGACTTCCAGTCTGAACGTATTGCAGCAACTGGTCAAGCATCGCAGCCACGGCTCTTCCATTGGGAGGACCATGGGCATGATCGCGGTGGCGGCCGAACGGGGGCGTATTCAGATTGAAGCGCGGCCGGATGACAGACATCTCAACCCATTGGGCATGGTACATGGCGGCTTCGCGGCCACCTGTCTGGATGGCGCGGCGGCACTGGCCCTGTTTTCCACCCTGGACGCCACCGACCAATACTCCACGGTGGATCTGGCGATAAAATATGTGCGCCCCCTGCAACCCGAGGCGGCGTACAACGTGGAGGGCTGGCTGGTGGAACGTACCCGCAGTCTGGCGATCTGCGATGCGGATATCCGTGACAAGGGTGGCAAGCTTTACGCCCGGGCCACGGCGACGCTGATGATCAAGGCCGAAAGCGTCAGTTGA
- a CDS encoding YheV family putative metal-binding protein: protein MKRQFIAGATCPECGKMDKIQRVIDDDRQWMECVACGLVRDLDAEPQATDANVQKVDLRPPGKH, encoded by the coding sequence ATGAAACGTCAATTTATCGCCGGTGCCACCTGTCCGGAATGCGGAAAGATGGACAAGATCCAACGTGTTATCGATGATGACAGGCAATGGATGGAATGCGTCGCCTGCGGTCTGGTGCGTGATCTGGACGCGGAACCACAGGCGACGGATGCGAATGTGCAGAAGGTGGATTTACGTCCACCCGGGAAGCATTAG
- a CDS encoding fimbrial protein produces the protein MMCLVLLPESASAIGFCNGGPYTQTVTFQRDSLSVRVPQDDAGQHVLVIQQDSTYTGCTSLGLLPSVSSTINSSFGNGGSSTAPAAAGLPAGFSGVSARRFQVTGGIYIQNFFQIISGGDNVYCGLTGGLCDLSLIGLQIGASVTFRTYTVLVISGINSLIGTTQSVSSSLGRLTVTQGLLGSIYVDVNAGLNYVFDRASCDLLDVNQVVNLPTVGTVDITTGGFAGSTDFDIRLNNCVVPRSLSTSTNTFASSLIRMTFLPSSGQLVSGSTTDLLPADAGLPGVAGGVAFQIRQRANDSPVVLDGATEITAPFGTRAAVETTETYQFKVGLVPVTGESVTPGLVTGAVTFEVEYR, from the coding sequence ATGATGTGTCTGGTGCTGTTGCCGGAATCGGCCAGCGCAATCGGGTTTTGCAATGGTGGGCCTTATACGCAGACGGTCACCTTCCAAAGGGATAGCCTTTCCGTGCGCGTGCCTCAGGACGACGCGGGTCAACATGTCCTGGTCATCCAGCAGGATTCCACCTATACCGGTTGTACCAGCCTGGGGCTGTTACCTTCCGTATCCAGTACCATAAACAGCAGCTTCGGCAATGGCGGGAGCAGTACCGCCCCGGCGGCGGCGGGTTTGCCCGCGGGGTTCAGCGGCGTCAGTGCCCGCCGCTTTCAGGTCACCGGTGGGATCTACATTCAGAATTTTTTTCAGATCATCAGCGGTGGGGACAATGTCTACTGCGGCCTCACCGGCGGGTTATGTGACCTCAGCCTGATTGGATTACAGATTGGAGCCTCGGTCACATTCCGCACCTATACGGTGCTGGTAATCAGTGGCATCAACAGCCTCATTGGTACCACACAGTCGGTTTCCAGCTCCCTGGGACGCTTGACCGTTACCCAAGGCCTTCTGGGATCGATCTATGTGGATGTGAATGCGGGCCTGAACTATGTATTTGACCGCGCCAGTTGCGACCTCCTGGATGTCAATCAGGTGGTCAATTTACCGACGGTGGGCACCGTCGATATCACCACCGGCGGCTTTGCGGGAAGTACGGATTTTGACATTCGTCTGAACAACTGCGTGGTACCCCGGTCATTATCCACCAGCACCAATACGTTTGCCAGTTCGCTGATTCGCATGACATTCCTGCCCTCTTCGGGGCAGTTGGTTTCGGGCAGCACCACGGACCTGTTGCCGGCGGATGCCGGACTGCCGGGTGTGGCCGGTGGCGTGGCGTTTCAGATTCGCCAGCGCGCCAACGACTCTCCAGTAGTGTTGGACGGCGCCACCGAAATCACTGCGCCGTTTGGTACCCGTGCGGCGGTTGAGACCACCGAAACTTATCAGTTCAAGGTCGGGCTGGTTCCGGTGACCGGGGAAAGCGTGACCCCCGGTCTGGTCACTGGTGCGGTGACTTTCGAGGTGGAATACCGATAG
- the aqpZ gene encoding aquaporin Z, translating to MNKYIAECFGTFWLVLGGCGSAVLAATFPETGIGFAGVALAFGLTVLTMAYAIGHISGCHLNPAVSVGLWVGGRFPGGQVIPYILAQVIGAVIAGGVLYLIATGKAGFDVSAGFASNGYGEHSPGGYSLMAAALTEVVMTMMFLIIIMGATDGRAPQGFAPIAIGLGLTLIHLISIPVTNTSVNPARSTGVALYVGDWATAQLWLFWVAPMVGGASGALIYRALLTRNNE from the coding sequence ATGAACAAATATATAGCGGAATGTTTTGGGACTTTCTGGCTCGTTCTCGGTGGCTGCGGCAGCGCGGTACTGGCCGCCACCTTCCCGGAAACCGGAATCGGTTTCGCCGGTGTGGCGCTGGCCTTTGGCCTGACCGTGCTCACCATGGCCTATGCCATTGGTCATATCTCCGGCTGCCATCTGAATCCCGCGGTATCGGTGGGGTTGTGGGTGGGGGGGCGTTTCCCCGGCGGGCAAGTGATCCCCTATATTCTGGCTCAGGTGATCGGCGCGGTCATCGCCGGCGGCGTGCTTTACCTGATCGCCACCGGTAAGGCGGGCTTCGATGTGAGCGCTGGTTTCGCCTCCAATGGTTATGGTGAGCATTCTCCCGGCGGTTATTCGTTAATGGCCGCGGCCCTGACCGAAGTGGTCATGACCATGATGTTCCTGATTATTATCATGGGTGCCACCGATGGGCGTGCGCCCCAAGGCTTCGCCCCCATCGCCATCGGCTTGGGATTGACCCTGATCCATCTGATCAGCATCCCGGTCACCAACACCTCGGTGAACCCGGCACGCAGTACCGGTGTGGCGCTATACGTCGGAGACTGGGCCACCGCGCAACTCTGGCTGTTCTGGGTGGCGCCAATGGTGGGCGGAGCTTCGGGGGCGCTCATTTACCGTGCGCTACTTACCAGAAATAATGAATAG
- a CDS encoding fimbrial biogenesis chaperone, which translates to MSMVARSGIVAVLMWVFASPTHAAFVLGSTRIVFNEGDRDVSLVVTNTSSVAYAGQVWLDPLPVGTKDGGAPLSFFAVTPPLFRLESGKEQLLRFFRAEGTLPEEKESVFWLNVQEIPPQAKGKNVVQFAQRIRIKLFYRPESLQDADSREAARKLTATFKGGRLSLSNSSPFSISFLEVVVRKGEQEWQLKSPVMILPGDVGSVSLPSAITPPFQVRYRYISDYGGHHDGPALEVTR; encoded by the coding sequence ATGAGTATGGTGGCGCGCAGCGGAATAGTGGCTGTTCTGATGTGGGTGTTTGCCTCACCCACCCATGCCGCCTTCGTACTGGGAAGTACCCGGATCGTTTTCAATGAGGGCGATCGGGATGTCAGCCTGGTGGTGACTAACACCTCATCGGTGGCTTATGCCGGTCAGGTCTGGCTGGACCCTCTCCCCGTTGGCACGAAAGACGGAGGAGCCCCCCTCTCGTTTTTCGCGGTAACCCCGCCTCTGTTCCGATTGGAGAGTGGAAAGGAACAATTGCTGCGTTTTTTTCGTGCGGAGGGCACGTTACCGGAAGAGAAAGAAAGTGTGTTCTGGCTTAACGTTCAAGAAATCCCGCCTCAGGCGAAAGGGAAAAATGTTGTTCAGTTTGCCCAGAGGATACGGATCAAACTGTTCTATCGCCCAGAGAGTTTGCAGGATGCGGACTCGAGAGAGGCGGCCAGAAAACTCACCGCCACTTTTAAAGGAGGGCGGTTGTCTCTATCGAATAGCAGCCCATTCTCCATCTCCTTTCTCGAAGTGGTGGTTAGAAAGGGCGAGCAGGAATGGCAGCTGAAAAGCCCGGTCATGATATTGCCCGGCGATGTGGGGTCAGTGTCGTTGCCCTCCGCGATTACACCCCCATTCCAGGTTCGCTACCGTTATATCAGTGATTATGGTGGTCATCATGATGGCCCAGCGCTCGAGGTGACCCGGTGA
- a CDS encoding MarR family winged helix-turn-helix transcriptional regulator, translated as MVIDRKINTASSSMKSLHELDVALELLHFGFRGLTVEADRYLATLGLSRVHHRVLYVIARAEKITVGELAATLGISKQALHRPLTLLASRGHVLHTRDPERHRYKCLSLTRSGAEIEQQATAHEHTAIGTALEKVSGEGKEAWYEVMRSLAERLN; from the coding sequence ATGGTTATCGACCGGAAAATCAACACCGCCTCCAGTAGCATGAAGTCGCTGCACGAACTGGATGTGGCGCTGGAACTGCTGCATTTCGGCTTTCGTGGCCTGACCGTGGAGGCGGATCGCTATCTTGCCACCCTGGGTCTTTCGCGTGTGCATCACAGGGTGTTGTATGTGATTGCCCGTGCCGAAAAGATTACCGTGGGCGAGTTGGCCGCCACCCTGGGCATCAGCAAGCAGGCGTTGCACCGGCCGCTGACGCTGCTTGCCAGTCGGGGCCATGTGTTGCACACCCGTGATCCCGAACGCCATCGTTATAAATGCCTGTCGCTGACCCGCAGCGGTGCGGAGATCGAGCAACAGGCCACGGCGCATGAACATACCGCCATAGGCACGGCACTGGAGAAGGTGTCCGGCGAAGGTAAAGAGGCCTGGTATGAGGTGATGCGTTCACTGGCCGAGCGTCTCAACTGA
- a CDS encoding TonB-dependent receptor: MHHRLLWPVSAIGLALVCPAYGAEQTQDHVLEPVVVSASRTGATEHDTPEVIRVIKKEEIEEQRQITSDSSQILSNLLPSFSPSRQKMSGSGETLRGRTPLVMIDGIPQSNPLRPTGREMHTIDFAMVERIEVIQGANATNGLGATGGVINLITKRPEPGSLNQNIDVQVTTPTSELKSETLSYKTHYGVSGNAGNVDYLFSLGYEEQGMFLDGDNHLIGVDNTQGDLMNSRSYDAMGKLAYWLDDNQRLQLSVNRYRIKGLNEYVSVSGKRDKGVPTTSTPGTPEGDAPYNEVWTTGLSYDHYNLAGMQLNALAFYQDYESLFGATDSNSFQDPAIVPAPGRLYDQTMAETTKYGTKVSLTKDGLWNGRLKLTGGFDTLFDNTEQYLWQTNRTYVPEVEYTNLSPFIQIELKPIDSLTISAGARYEYAELNIDSYTTVAARNSVHVEGGDPSFNETLYNVGLVWAPQDNWNLFANYSEGFSIPDVGRALRGIEEEGQSVDDFDNLRPIVTDNIEGGVRYTDGPFSAEVSYYVSSSDYGSRVERENDAFVMRREKTKIDGIEGTLGYQFTPKHSGKLAYSHMRGRYDSNDDGTLDARLNGLNVAPDRLITSWSARWSSKLSSFVQANYAFDKNFDKSVKGDDMDFDGYLLVDAAIGYQLPKGQLSVALSNLLNKQYVTYYSQSALANNDRYFTGRGRTLTVGYRLNF; encoded by the coding sequence ATGCATCATCGACTGCTCTGGCCGGTATCGGCCATCGGGCTGGCATTGGTATGCCCGGCGTATGGCGCCGAACAAACCCAGGATCATGTTCTCGAACCGGTGGTCGTCAGTGCGTCCCGAACCGGCGCCACTGAACACGACACGCCGGAGGTGATCCGGGTCATCAAGAAAGAGGAAATCGAAGAGCAGCGCCAGATCACCTCGGACTCCTCTCAGATCCTGAGTAATCTGTTGCCCTCCTTTTCTCCCAGCCGTCAGAAAATGAGCGGCAGCGGCGAGACCCTGCGTGGCCGGACGCCACTGGTGATGATCGACGGCATTCCCCAGTCCAACCCGCTGCGGCCCACCGGGCGGGAAATGCACACCATCGACTTCGCCATGGTGGAACGTATCGAGGTGATCCAGGGCGCCAACGCCACCAACGGTCTGGGCGCCACCGGCGGGGTCATCAACCTGATCACCAAAAGACCCGAACCGGGCTCCCTGAATCAAAACATCGACGTACAGGTCACCACGCCCACCTCTGAATTGAAGTCAGAGACGCTGAGCTACAAGACTCATTACGGGGTGAGCGGCAACGCCGGGAACGTCGACTATCTCTTCTCGCTCGGTTACGAGGAGCAGGGCATGTTCCTGGACGGCGACAATCATTTGATCGGTGTGGACAACACCCAGGGCGATCTGATGAATTCACGCAGTTATGACGCCATGGGGAAACTGGCCTACTGGTTGGATGACAATCAGCGTTTGCAGTTGAGTGTGAACCGGTATCGGATCAAGGGACTGAACGAGTACGTCAGTGTTAGCGGCAAGCGGGACAAAGGTGTGCCCACTACCTCCACTCCAGGCACCCCTGAAGGCGACGCACCTTACAACGAAGTCTGGACCACCGGCCTGAGCTACGATCACTACAATCTGGCGGGTATGCAGCTCAACGCTTTGGCGTTCTATCAGGATTACGAGTCTCTGTTTGGCGCTACTGATTCCAATTCTTTCCAGGACCCGGCCATCGTCCCGGCGCCTGGCAGGCTCTACGATCAGACCATGGCGGAAACCACCAAGTATGGCACCAAGGTTTCCCTGACCAAGGACGGCCTCTGGAATGGCCGGCTCAAACTCACCGGCGGCTTCGACACACTGTTTGATAACACCGAGCAGTATCTCTGGCAGACCAATCGCACCTATGTGCCGGAAGTGGAATACACCAATCTCTCGCCCTTCATTCAGATCGAACTGAAACCCATCGACTCCCTGACGATCTCCGCCGGCGCCCGCTATGAATACGCTGAACTGAACATCGACAGCTATACCACGGTAGCGGCCCGAAACAGCGTTCATGTGGAAGGCGGCGACCCCAGTTTCAACGAGACCCTGTACAACGTGGGCCTGGTCTGGGCGCCGCAAGACAACTGGAACCTGTTCGCCAACTATTCCGAAGGCTTCTCCATTCCTGATGTGGGTCGAGCCTTGCGCGGTATCGAGGAAGAAGGCCAGTCCGTGGATGATTTCGATAATCTGCGCCCCATCGTCACCGACAACATCGAAGGCGGTGTCCGCTATACGGACGGTCCGTTCAGCGCCGAGGTAAGCTACTACGTCTCGTCTTCGGACTACGGCAGCCGCGTCGAACGTGAAAACGATGCTTTTGTGATGCGGCGGGAGAAAACAAAGATCGATGGCATCGAAGGAACCCTGGGCTACCAGTTCACACCGAAGCACAGTGGCAAACTGGCCTACTCCCACATGCGTGGACGCTATGACAGCAACGACGATGGTACTCTGGATGCACGGCTGAATGGCCTGAATGTGGCACCGGATCGCCTGATCACCAGCTGGTCGGCGCGCTGGTCCTCCAAGTTGAGCTCATTCGTGCAAGCCAACTACGCTTTCGATAAGAACTTCGATAAAAGCGTGAAGGGCGATGACATGGACTTCGACGGCTATCTGCTGGTGGATGCTGCCATTGGCTACCAGTTGCCCAAAGGGCAACTCAGCGTGGCGCTTTCCAATCTCCTGAACAAGCAGTACGTCACCTATTACTCACAAAGCGCCCTGGCCAATAACGACCGTTATTTCACCGGCAGAGGACGCACCTTGACGGTGGGCTATCGTCTGAACTTCTAA
- a CDS encoding fimbrial protein, protein MRTSNLIVVLAATLSTSAFANTGEVFFNGVVTDTTCTVDVAQNGVLQADNTVTLDPIATADFVAADTPYSPAAFSLVATDAGSATCDLTGLGATVLWTGQAYAGHNILENIAADPATSVGVILLEQDGTTPVQINGASVSIVDASSGELQFNAAYGATDTATVTAGHVRAVANYSVVFN, encoded by the coding sequence ATGCGCACTTCCAACCTGATCGTGGTGCTAGCCGCCACGCTTTCCACTTCCGCCTTCGCCAATACCGGTGAGGTGTTCTTCAACGGGGTAGTTACGGATACCACTTGTACGGTGGATGTGGCGCAGAATGGTGTTCTGCAAGCCGACAACACCGTAACACTGGATCCGATAGCCACCGCCGACTTCGTCGCGGCGGACACACCTTACTCACCAGCGGCCTTCTCCCTGGTCGCCACCGATGCTGGCAGTGCAACCTGTGACCTCACTGGTCTTGGAGCCACGGTTCTATGGACCGGGCAGGCCTACGCCGGACACAACATTCTCGAAAATATCGCCGCGGACCCCGCTACCTCCGTCGGCGTGATATTGCTGGAGCAGGATGGCACCACACCCGTGCAGATCAATGGCGCTTCGGTAAGTATTGTTGATGCATCATCCGGTGAACTTCAGTTCAACGCTGCCTATGGGGCAACGGACACGGCTACCGTGACGGCGGGTCACGTTCGCGCCGTGGCCAACTATTCGGTGGTGTTCAACTAA
- a CDS encoding fimbria/pilus outer membrane usher protein, with protein sequence MDESTLAFNPHFLSLQGGQSAVGLQSLARDRELPAGEYQVDVLVNGHPVGRMPVTFNESERSSDLTPCFSAQSAEWLDINPAYLSARGLPPEYGGCDLLDFLEQAEARFHPDRLVLEVSIPQAALRRRAGDYIDPDEWDRGITALRLDYTINNAWNEEAGGGRYRDQYGDFRLGVDWRGWHLRSSHVYRRDSREQGQWEDREMYAYRALPGIRGELTLGESFTRSRINESLPYTGIQLRSDTAMLPVSQQGFSPVIRGIARGNARVVVRQNGFVIYSTYVPPGAFSIDDLPSLSNGDLEVEIQEQDGEIRRFIQPYSLVPNLVREGFWEYSLVAGRYRSNSGDDLGFVQTELSHGLPGNITAYGSFTISEDYYNSLLGAGLNLGRLGSVSADITHARTRAWDESTWHGQSYRLLYAKGLGTGTNFQLLGYRYSSERFRTFNEAVLMRDPGAISAPGRKQRMEATVSQSLGRYGSAYVSASRESYWHDSDRQSLLSLGYNGNVGSLSFGLTVTDSRYQGMDRERLYMLSLSLPMDTPASRGYVDYRLTVDEEGNADHGVGTSGVLNEHPEWSYGIRAGHQEEPNRNNGNAQLAYAGDRIGLSAGAAFDGDSRRQYLQAQGSAIVHQGGLTFGRGVGETALLAHVSEIAGASFAGGAAPVRTNSKGYALLPYAQPYRPNRLRVGMESLDYDVEVPGRSRSVVPERGAIARVAFPAYRVKRFLVALEWPGGHGLPLGAEVLNEQSDVVGMVAENSRAMITVKSTDKSLFHIHTDEGVCRFEITRERLGAATNRAVETISKQCER encoded by the coding sequence TTGGACGAGAGTACGCTCGCCTTCAACCCCCACTTTCTGTCTCTGCAAGGCGGGCAATCCGCTGTTGGTCTTCAGTCTCTGGCTCGTGATCGGGAGCTGCCCGCCGGTGAATACCAGGTTGATGTGCTGGTAAATGGCCACCCCGTGGGGCGGATGCCGGTTACCTTCAACGAATCGGAGAGATCTTCCGATCTGACGCCGTGCTTTTCCGCTCAGAGCGCGGAGTGGCTTGATATTAATCCGGCTTATCTGTCAGCCCGGGGCCTGCCGCCGGAATATGGTGGCTGCGATCTGCTCGATTTTCTGGAACAGGCCGAGGCCCGCTTCCATCCGGATCGGCTGGTGCTTGAAGTCAGCATTCCGCAGGCGGCTCTGCGGCGTCGTGCCGGTGATTACATCGACCCGGATGAGTGGGATCGGGGTATCACCGCGCTACGTCTGGATTACACCATTAATAACGCCTGGAACGAGGAGGCCGGTGGGGGGCGCTACCGCGATCAATACGGAGATTTCCGCTTGGGGGTGGATTGGCGAGGCTGGCACCTGCGCAGCAGCCATGTTTATCGTCGCGATTCGCGCGAACAGGGTCAGTGGGAGGATCGGGAAATGTACGCCTATCGTGCCTTACCCGGAATACGGGGAGAGCTGACGCTAGGCGAGAGCTTTACTCGAAGTCGTATCAACGAAAGTCTTCCCTATACCGGTATTCAGTTGCGTTCCGATACTGCTATGTTGCCGGTTTCCCAACAAGGCTTCTCTCCGGTGATTCGTGGCATCGCGCGCGGTAATGCGCGGGTCGTGGTGCGTCAGAATGGTTTCGTGATCTATAGCACCTATGTCCCGCCGGGCGCCTTTTCCATCGATGATTTGCCGTCCTTGAGCAACGGTGATCTGGAAGTCGAAATTCAGGAACAGGATGGCGAGATACGCCGGTTCATTCAGCCCTATAGCCTGGTGCCGAATCTGGTGCGTGAAGGGTTCTGGGAGTACAGCCTGGTGGCGGGCCGTTACCGTAGCAATAGTGGCGACGATCTCGGCTTTGTACAAACCGAGCTAAGCCATGGCCTGCCGGGAAATATAACCGCCTATGGTTCATTCACGATCAGCGAGGACTATTACAATAGTCTGCTCGGGGCGGGTTTGAACCTGGGACGGCTGGGTAGTGTATCCGCTGATATTACCCACGCGCGGACCCGCGCATGGGACGAGAGCACCTGGCATGGGCAAAGTTACCGTCTGCTGTATGCCAAGGGATTAGGGACGGGAACCAACTTTCAGTTACTCGGTTACCGTTATTCCTCGGAGCGTTTTCGTACTTTCAATGAGGCGGTTTTGATGCGGGATCCTGGCGCCATTTCGGCGCCGGGCAGAAAACAGCGAATGGAAGCAACGGTATCTCAAAGCCTGGGGCGATACGGGTCGGCCTATGTTTCCGCCAGCCGGGAAAGCTATTGGCATGATAGTGATCGTCAAAGTCTGCTTTCTCTGGGATATAACGGAAATGTCGGATCCCTGAGCTTCGGATTGACGGTCACAGACAGTCGTTACCAAGGTATGGATCGCGAACGTCTGTATATGCTGTCCTTGAGCTTGCCAATGGATACCCCGGCCAGTCGTGGCTACGTCGATTACCGGCTGACCGTTGATGAGGAAGGCAATGCCGATCACGGCGTTGGCACCAGCGGAGTCCTGAACGAGCACCCTGAATGGTCCTACGGTATTCGGGCCGGGCACCAGGAGGAACCGAACAGAAACAACGGCAACGCGCAGCTGGCTTATGCCGGTGACCGTATTGGACTGTCCGCTGGAGCGGCCTTCGATGGCGACAGCCGAAGACAATACTTGCAGGCACAGGGTTCGGCGATTGTTCATCAAGGTGGGCTGACATTCGGGCGGGGTGTTGGTGAAACCGCGCTGTTGGCTCATGTGTCCGAAATAGCGGGGGCCAGCTTTGCCGGCGGCGCGGCGCCAGTGCGGACTAACTCCAAGGGATATGCGTTGTTGCCCTATGCCCAGCCGTATCGGCCCAATCGCTTGCGGGTTGGTATGGAATCATTGGATTACGATGTGGAGGTGCCAGGCCGGTCCCGATCAGTGGTGCCGGAACGAGGGGCGATCGCCAGAGTGGCATTCCCGGCGTACCGTGTTAAGCGGTTCCTTGTCGCTTTGGAATGGCCCGGCGGCCACGGCTTGCCGTTGGGTGCTGAAGTTTTGAATGAACAGTCGGATGTTGTCGGCATGGTGGCAGAGAACAGCCGGGCGATGATCACCGTGAAGTCGACGGATAAAAGCCTGTTCCATATACACACGGATGAAGGTGTTTGCCGATTCGAGATTACTCGGGAACGACTGGGGGCGGCAACGAACAGAGCCGTGGAGACGATTTCGAAGCAGTGCGAACGCTAA